Proteins from one Terriglobus tenax genomic window:
- a CDS encoding flagellar motor switch protein FliM, whose translation MNAAVTPLNLATRKSITKAQTQALHELNQAFSRTFSLSLSAWLGSNVQIVMTGAQRVIFTSMLETCDVESTYFSLCHFSPVEGNSIISMEMKLIAPVIHLGLGGTELTEEVEAPRELTDIDVAIMDTLMTRLCGELNHLWAQCGLRCEYGQRILPATLGRLFPRMEDMLCLTYQMHIGNMKGTLQIALGTAVSDMVLRELVRQDSKRVQSPATRETLRTRLSGMSVEGTLETMPFKISADEVLALEPGAIVRTGLSEGTDFLLSLSGQKVWQAGAIALGERRGAQLIERRSE comes from the coding sequence CAGGCGCTGCACGAGCTGAACCAGGCCTTTTCGCGCACCTTCAGCCTCAGCCTGTCCGCCTGGCTGGGGTCGAATGTGCAGATCGTCATGACTGGTGCGCAAAGGGTGATCTTTACTTCCATGCTGGAGACCTGTGATGTGGAAAGCACCTACTTTTCGCTTTGCCACTTTTCACCGGTGGAGGGAAACAGCATTATCTCGATGGAGATGAAGCTGATCGCTCCCGTCATACACCTGGGCCTGGGCGGAACGGAGTTGACGGAAGAGGTGGAGGCTCCACGGGAGCTGACCGATATCGATGTCGCCATTATGGACACACTGATGACCCGTCTGTGCGGCGAGTTGAATCACCTGTGGGCACAGTGCGGCCTGCGATGCGAGTATGGCCAGCGCATTCTGCCGGCCACCCTTGGGCGGCTTTTCCCACGCATGGAAGACATGCTGTGCCTGACCTACCAGATGCACATAGGCAACATGAAAGGCACCCTGCAGATTGCTCTGGGTACGGCGGTCAGCGATATGGTGCTGCGCGAACTGGTGCGGCAGGACAGCAAGCGCGTCCAAAGCCCGGCGACCCGCGAAACGCTGCGCACCCGGCTTTCAGGGATGAGCGTGGAAGGCACGCTGGAGACAATGCCGTTCAAGATTTCAGCTGATGAAGTGCTTGCCCTGGAGCCGGGTGCGATTGTCCGCACCGGACTTTCGGAGGGAACGGACTTCCTGTTGTCGCTCTCCGGCCAGAAGGTGTGGCAGGCTGGCGCCATCGCCCTGGGAGAGCGGCGAGGCGCGCAGCTTATCGAGCGGCGGAGCGAATGA
- a CDS encoding WD40 repeat domain-containing protein, with protein sequence MKLTTLALLPILAATAVSAQGTRQWTQSRYDEFEKGKPSGIAIRSDGHLQPAPATTLLYTSDGNYLWSAVTDDAGNAYLGSGAISGGTAAILKVDPQGKATKLFETKEMAVQAIRTSPGGKLYAATSPGGMVYQIDGPGKSAVVLDPSTLPEKPKYLWDIALTPKGDLYVATGAPAAIYRIPAGGKPELVLKSGDQHIRCLLLGPDGTLYAGSDGAGVIYRIKPGEKPFALYDAPRHEITALALGPDGSLYAAGVGDKRSPNLPPLPVQGNQAVSITILPGSANAASANTLIPEGSDIYQIAPDGTPQRLQSFREDVVYALTVRNGKLLVATGNRGRVYSIDPANPGVFTDVAHLDAAQGMAFAPTSSGLYIATSNSGRLFRMQDKPAATSTYISDVFDAGVFSQWGRAELRGSKDAELYLRSGNVENPEINWTDWAKVTPNSKPASSTSARYVQWKTALLPGSNIDSVTLNYLPKNLAPAVDDVVVQPGAKMNPPPVNQGQTVQVAFPRASSNPGFVMQQDPYPPLTAQKDKDSITARWAAHDDNGDELTYTLYYRGDTETAWRLLKDKVSEKYYSWDTSQLPDGGYTLRVVASDAPSHNSGETLSGDRVSARFEVDTTPPVPGTLTAVLLNGQIHATLEATDASSAIAHAEYSLDAGPWQYLEPAGKLSDSPTERYDFTLPLSGPAAEHTLAVRVYDRFENAATAKTVIRSAAR encoded by the coding sequence ATGAAGCTGACGACCCTCGCTCTTCTGCCCATCCTCGCTGCCACCGCTGTCTCCGCCCAGGGAACGCGCCAGTGGACCCAGTCCCGTTACGACGAGTTTGAGAAGGGCAAGCCCAGCGGCATTGCCATCCGCTCGGACGGCCATCTGCAGCCCGCGCCCGCCACCACCCTGCTCTATACCAGCGACGGCAACTATCTGTGGTCCGCGGTAACCGACGATGCGGGGAACGCTTACCTGGGCAGTGGGGCGATCTCCGGCGGAACCGCCGCCATCCTGAAGGTCGACCCGCAGGGCAAAGCGACCAAGCTCTTTGAAACCAAGGAGATGGCAGTTCAGGCCATTCGCACCTCGCCCGGCGGCAAACTCTACGCCGCCACCTCGCCCGGCGGCATGGTCTACCAGATTGACGGTCCCGGCAAATCCGCCGTGGTGCTTGACCCCTCTACACTTCCCGAGAAGCCGAAGTATCTATGGGATATCGCTCTCACTCCCAAGGGCGACCTCTATGTCGCAACCGGAGCTCCCGCCGCTATTTACAGGATTCCGGCAGGTGGTAAGCCGGAACTAGTACTCAAGTCCGGTGATCAGCACATCCGCTGCCTTTTGCTCGGTCCGGACGGCACCCTTTACGCCGGGTCTGACGGAGCCGGTGTCATCTACCGCATCAAGCCGGGCGAAAAGCCCTTTGCGCTGTACGACGCTCCGCGGCACGAGATCACCGCCCTGGCCCTTGGCCCCGATGGTTCACTTTACGCCGCCGGTGTCGGCGACAAGCGCAGCCCCAACCTGCCGCCGCTTCCCGTGCAGGGCAATCAGGCGGTTTCCATCACCATTCTTCCCGGCTCCGCCAACGCCGCCTCCGCCAACACGTTGATTCCCGAGGGTTCCGACATTTACCAGATCGCTCCGGACGGAACTCCGCAGCGCCTGCAGTCCTTCCGCGAAGACGTGGTCTATGCCCTTACCGTTCGCAACGGTAAGCTGCTGGTGGCAACCGGAAACCGCGGTCGCGTCTATTCCATTGATCCTGCCAATCCTGGCGTCTTTACAGACGTCGCACACCTGGACGCAGCACAGGGCATGGCCTTCGCCCCCACGTCCAGCGGCCTCTATATTGCGACCAGCAACTCCGGCCGCTTATTCCGGATGCAGGACAAACCCGCCGCAACCAGCACCTACATCTCCGATGTCTTTGACGCAGGCGTCTTCTCGCAGTGGGGCCGTGCAGAGCTTCGCGGCTCAAAGGACGCGGAGCTTTATCTCCGCTCCGGCAACGTCGAAAACCCGGAGATCAACTGGACCGACTGGGCAAAGGTCACTCCGAACAGCAAACCGGCCTCCTCCACCTCTGCACGCTACGTGCAATGGAAGACCGCGCTCCTGCCCGGAAGCAACATCGACTCCGTCACCCTGAACTACCTGCCGAAGAACCTGGCCCCGGCAGTGGACGATGTGGTGGTGCAGCCCGGGGCAAAGATGAATCCCCCGCCCGTGAACCAGGGACAAACCGTCCAGGTGGCCTTTCCACGCGCCAGTTCCAACCCCGGCTTTGTGATGCAGCAGGACCCCTATCCCCCGCTGACGGCGCAGAAAGACAAAGACTCCATCACCGCCCGCTGGGCCGCGCACGACGACAACGGCGACGAGCTGACCTACACCCTCTACTACCGTGGAGACACCGAGACCGCCTGGCGTCTGCTGAAGGATAAGGTGAGCGAGAAGTACTATTCCTGGGATACCTCGCAGCTACCTGACGGAGGCTACACCCTGCGCGTTGTCGCTTCTGACGCTCCCAGCCACAACTCCGGGGAAACGCTGTCCGGCGATCGCGTCAGCGCACGCTTTGAGGTGGACACCACACCTCCCGTCCCCGGCACGCTGACGGCTGTACTGCTCAACGGACAGATCCACGCAACGCTGGAGGCTACCGATGCCAGCTCGGCCATTGCCCACGCCGAATACTCCCTCGATGCCGGCCCCTGGCAGTACCTGGAGCCTGCCGGGAAGCTGTCTGACTCCCCCACCGAACGTTACGATTTCACGCTGCCGCTCAGCGGTCCTGCCGCCGAGCACACGCTGGCCGTGCGGGTCTATGACCGGTTTGAGAACGCGGCAACGGCGAAGACTGTCATTCGCTCCGCCGCTCGATAA
- a CDS encoding SpoIVB peptidase S55 domain-containing protein — protein MLRATLAFALVTLPLAASGQSAPVAPPATTSFYPLAQVHRGQHATAWTVFEGVNPEPMDVEILGLLRNAIGPGQDMILARLHGAKPEYTGVVAGMSGSPVYIDGKLLGALSYRIGQFSKEPIAGITPIEQMLQVRNSPPPAIPATPATTSQSLSSRPEAQSAAVESSASQLALLTSSPPAMRVTSPEVTPMETSLVFTGFSQDTIALFQDRFTALGLHPVAGIGSSAPDEKQPEPIVPGSAVSAVLVDGDLSIAGTCTVTYVDPKQLLACGHPITQYGNVSMPMTKAQVLATLASPLNAFKIINTTETVGAFTQDRASAILGQFGQTAEMIPVTVAVNGAKPMRFRVLNNRELTPQALLASVYQAIHGTNTYASELSYRLEGTVSLAGYPAVTFSTVAAQTDLAPAAVIAALTVNDRFQPIYGSPAEQPKITALDLKVETLPGRRTAQLESARLSVVEASPGDEISVEMTVNPYQSAAKILRIPVKLPSTLPSGPVRILVSDGATLDRLMAQQLPTSLPLRDTITLLNQRHANDRVYVTVLDHAAQAVVNAQALPQVPLSVANIYQPLQDSRRMNLNGESLTEAGSAPLDNALTGAQVLTLNIR, from the coding sequence ATGCTTCGTGCCACACTTGCTTTCGCCCTGGTTACCCTGCCGCTCGCCGCGTCCGGCCAGTCTGCGCCTGTTGCCCCGCCAGCCACCACCAGCTTCTATCCCCTGGCCCAGGTTCACCGTGGCCAGCACGCCACCGCGTGGACGGTCTTTGAGGGCGTCAACCCCGAACCCATGGACGTTGAGATCCTCGGCCTGCTGCGCAACGCCATCGGCCCCGGCCAGGACATGATCCTCGCCCGCCTGCACGGCGCCAAGCCCGAATACACCGGCGTCGTCGCCGGCATGTCCGGCTCGCCCGTATACATTGACGGCAAGCTGCTCGGCGCACTCAGCTACCGTATCGGCCAGTTCAGCAAAGAACCTATCGCCGGCATCACCCCCATTGAACAGATGCTGCAGGTGCGCAACTCCCCGCCACCCGCCATCCCCGCAACACCCGCAACCACTTCCCAAAGTTTGTCATCCCGGCCGGAGGCGCAAAGCGCCGCAGTGGAGAGCTCCGCCTCGCAACTAGCCCTCCTGACATCGAGCCCTCCAGCCATGCGCGTCACCTCCCCAGAGGTAACGCCCATGGAGACCTCCCTCGTCTTCACCGGCTTCTCGCAGGACACCATCGCTCTCTTCCAGGACCGGTTCACCGCTCTCGGCCTGCATCCGGTTGCCGGAATCGGCTCCTCGGCGCCAGACGAGAAACAGCCTGAGCCCATCGTGCCAGGCTCGGCTGTCTCCGCCGTTCTGGTTGATGGCGACCTGTCGATTGCAGGCACCTGCACCGTCACCTACGTCGACCCGAAACAGCTTCTGGCCTGCGGACATCCCATTACCCAGTACGGCAATGTCTCCATGCCCATGACCAAAGCGCAGGTACTGGCCACACTGGCTTCGCCGCTGAACGCCTTCAAGATCATTAATACGACCGAGACCGTCGGTGCGTTCACCCAGGACCGCGCCTCCGCCATCCTCGGCCAGTTTGGCCAGACCGCCGAGATGATCCCCGTCACCGTCGCCGTCAACGGCGCCAAACCCATGCGCTTCCGCGTGCTCAACAACCGCGAACTCACCCCGCAAGCGCTGCTGGCCTCCGTCTACCAGGCCATCCATGGCACCAACACCTACGCATCGGAGCTCTCCTATCGTCTGGAGGGCACGGTCAGCCTCGCCGGATACCCTGCCGTCACCTTCTCCACCGTCGCCGCCCAGACGGATCTCGCCCCTGCCGCCGTCATCGCCGCACTCACCGTCAACGATCGTTTCCAGCCCATCTATGGCTCCCCGGCTGAGCAGCCGAAGATCACCGCGCTCGATCTGAAGGTGGAAACCCTGCCCGGACGACGCACCGCCCAGCTTGAATCGGCACGTTTAAGCGTTGTAGAAGCCTCTCCGGGAGACGAAATAAGCGTGGAAATGACCGTTAATCCGTACCAAAGCGCCGCAAAAATCCTCAGAATTCCGGTCAAACTGCCTTCAACGCTTCCATCCGGCCCGGTCCGTATCCTGGTCTCGGACGGAGCCACGCTCGATCGCCTGATGGCCCAGCAGCTTCCCACCTCGCTGCCCTTGCGAGACACCATCACCCTTTTGAATCAGCGGCATGCCAATGACCGCGTCTACGTTACCGTACTGGACCATGCCGCACAGGCCGTCGTAAATGCGCAGGCCCTGCCCCAGGTTCCACTCTCTGTCGCCAATATTTACCAGCCCCTGCAGGACTCCCGCCGTATGAACCTGAATGGTGAGAGCCTGACCGAGGCTGGTTCGGCCCCTCTTGACAACGCTCTGACCGGCGCACAGGTCCTGACCCTGAACATTCGCTAA